The genomic stretch GGAATGTGGTGCAGGAATGGGTAGACTAATTTAAAGAATTGCCTTGCGAGAGAAAGTACAGTTCAGATCGACGGAAATTATCAGCACGGCGCGAGACCCGTGGGCCAGTTGCCCTACGGCGGCGATTTAAGGCCAATACTGTTCACTTAACGATCCTGATCCGTTTAGCAGCCCGTGTCTAAAAACCACTTCCGCTTAAGAATGTTTGGGCGTAGAATCAGGCATGGCGATGGGCGAGGAGCGGACCAGACAGAAGCAGGAAGAGATGTTTTATGCCAGCGAGGTGGCGCAAGCGCCGGGGCATCCGTTTTATGAGGCGCTGAACGGAGTGTTGAAGCAGGCGGGGTTCGATGCGTTTTGCGAGGGGCTCTGCCGGAAGTTCTATCACCAAAAGCTGGGTCGGCCGTCGTTGGCGCCGGGCGTGTATTTCCGGTTGTTGTTGGTCGGCTTCTTTGAAGGCATTGGGAGCGAGCGAGGGATCGGGTGGAGAGTGGCCGACAGTCTGAGTCTGCGGCGCTTTTTGAACTACGGGCTCCAAGAGGCTACGCCGGATCATGTGACGATCTCGCGAACGCGGCGCTTGCTGGATGAAGAAACGCATCAGGCGGTGTTCACGTTTGTGTTGACCGAAGTGGCGCGGCGCGGATTGCTGAAAGGCAAGACGATTGGGATCGACGCGACGACGCTGGAGGCGAATGCGGCGATGCGCTCGATTGTGCGGCGGGACACGGGCGAGAGTTACATGGAGTATCTGCGGAAGCTGGCCCAGGCAGCGGGCATCGATCCCAACGATGATGACGCGGTGCGGCGCATGGATCGTAAGCGAAAGAAGAAAACTTCGAATGAAGATTGGGTGAATCCACACGATCCGGACGCCGAAGTGACGAAGATGAAAGACGGCGCGACGCACTTTGCCTACAAGGCCGAGCAGGCCGTGGATCTGGATACGGGCGCGATTGTGGCGATCACGACGCACGGCGGCGCAACAGGCGACACCGAATCTGTTTTGGAAACATTACCGGCTGCGGGTGTTTCGGTGGCGGAACAGATCGCGACGCCTACCGCGCGGGGCCAATACCAGGTTGAGGATGGCGGGATGCGGGAAGTCGTCACCGACAAGGGCTATCACAGTGGTCCCGTGTTGGCGAAAATGCATGAGTGGGGCGTACGGACGTACGTTTCTGTTCCGCACCAGCAGCGGCGCAAGTGGGAAAACAAAGCGGACCCACAAGCGGCGGTTTACGCCAATAAACGGCGCGTGGAAGGCGAGCGCGGCAAGAGTTTATTGCGGCGGCGCGGCGAGTTCCTCGAACGTCCGTTCGCGCATCAGTATGAGACCGGCGGGCTACGCAGAGTGCACGTGCGCGGCCGCGAAAATGTCTCCAAGCGGGTGTTGCTGCAAGCGGCGGCCTGCAATCTCGCGCTGATTCTGCGCTCGCTGACCAAAGCCGGAACGCCCAGGGGCCTGGCGGACCTGGGCAGAA from Acidobacteriota bacterium encodes the following:
- a CDS encoding transposase encodes the protein MGVESGMAMGEERTRQKQEEMFYASEVAQAPGHPFYEALNGVLKQAGFDAFCEGLCRKFYHQKLGRPSLAPGVYFRLLLVGFFEGIGSERGIGWRVADSLSLRRFLNYGLQEATPDHVTISRTRRLLDEETHQAVFTFVLTEVARRGLLKGKTIGIDATTLEANAAMRSIVRRDTGESYMEYLRKLAQAAGIDPNDDDAVRRMDRKRKKKTSNEDWVNPHDPDAEVTKMKDGATHFAYKAEQAVDLDTGAIVAITTHGGATGDTESVLETLPAAGVSVAEQIATPTARGQYQVEDGGMREVVTDKGYHSGPVLAKMHEWGVRTYVSVPHQQRRKWENKADPQAAVYANKRRVEGERGKSLLRRRGEFLERPFAHQYETGGLRRVHVRGRENVSKRVLLQAAACNLALILRSLTKAGTPRGLADLGRNIFDALCRVLAALAVLDAPASSRKQDFLQQPAHRVKSRSSSFNLPPCRKCRF